ATTCAAGCTCGCCTAGCGTCGCCTGTGTTTCTGTGTAACCGTTTTCGCCAACGCGGTGGAATTCGGGATTTGGTTTTATCGCGTTGGTGTTAGTGACCCGCGTGTTTTGTTTTTGCAGACGGCGGGCCGTTCAAGATACGGCTGTCCGCAAATCGTTGATGAGCTGATGCTGACTTGTGCCGAAAGCCGTTCGCGGATGGATTGCTGGTGAGCAACGCCGTATATGCGGTGGATGAAACATGCTTAACAGCTCGATTGTCGTCGAGACGCCAATGGCCGCCATCGTTTCGGACTGTGGTGTACGGGGCATTCGTTCGATGGTTTGTTTCGGCACCTTATGCGGTTCCGTTCCTCTTTCTCTGCTCATAAATGGTGAGTGCCTCGTGCCAGGAATGCGTATGGTATTTGCCCATGATATGGCTTCGATGCGAATAAACAGTGTTGGAAGAAATGCTCAGATGATCGGCGACCTCATCTGTTTGCATTCCTTGCGAGCACAAATTGATGACGCGCAGTTCGGCCGGTGAGAGGCGTAAAGCTTTTTGCGGGAAATGCAGAGCAGCAGTCATGGCTTCTTGCGTTGTTGCAAGGTGAGTACCGTAAGGGCTGTTGTTGCGAAGATTGCCGGAAATCGAACGAATACGGTCATGAGGATGATCACTGATGGCCTGTCTTCGAATCTCTGTGTTCGCTTTGGTTGCTGGCTTTGTCTGCTCAACTAGGCGAACATGACGGTAAGCCGCATCATTGTGGATGGCCGTTGTGCGTTGTCTTTGGTGACTGCCGTCGTCGGCTGACGAACAATGAGGGTCGCGGGATTTGCGGTCCCGTTGCTTTCGGCGTTGCGTCGTTTGCCGATTCGTGCAATGGGAGGGAGGGATGGTTCTTTTCGGCTCCAGCGGCTTCGTAGGGGACTGCGATGTCTTTTCGTGGTAGATCGCCTTGAGCTTTCTAGGAAGTTCTTGGTTGAGTTTGGCTTTGTCGATAATACAGCGAAGACACTGTCGGGGCGCTGCCGAATCGATGTAACTGTCGAGGTGCGCGGTGATGCCGATGAGGATGATATCGGGTCGGGAATCCCTGATTCTTTTCACGATGGGCTCGATGATGCCATTGTTCATGGATAAATCGATGATGACCACATCAGGGTGACGAAGAGAGTACAGGCATCGGTG
The window above is part of the Bifidobacterium sp. ESL0704 genome. Proteins encoded here:
- a CDS encoding response regulator transcription factor, whose product is MKEQETSLRRELRIIIIDDDPCALEHEASIASRVQNRDGCHIKIWPTTKLDAGIHRCLYSLRHPDVVIIDLSMNNGIIEPIVKRIRDSRPDIILIGITAHLDSYIDSAAPRQCLRCIIDKAKLNQELPRKLKAIYHEKTSQSPTKPLEPKRTIPPSHCTNRQTTQRRKQRDRKSRDPHCSSADDGSHQRQRTTAIHNDAAYRHVRLVEQTKPATKANTEIRRQAISDHPHDRIRSISGNLRNNSPYGTHLATTQEAMTAALHFPQKALRLSPAELRVINLCSQGMQTDEVADHLSISSNTVYSHRSHIMGKYHTHSWHEALTIYEQRKRNGTA